The Sphingomonas naphthae nucleotide sequence AGCACGGCGGAGCGATAGGTCTCGTCCTCCGACGACAGGATCAAGGGCGCGTGCGCCGTCCAGGCGAGGATGCGCCGGCCCCATACGTCGGGCCGCCAGGCGGTATCGCTGACATGCTTGCCATGCTTGTCGAGCCAGCCGCGCATCGCCGCCTCGGCGGCGGGGGCGACCTCGCTATAATGGCCGACGGCGGCCAGATCGCGCAGCCAGGCGAAGCTCTGGAGATGCGCCGTCATCGGCTTGGACAGCTGCGTATCGTCGAACAAAGCCGACAGCGGCGCCACCAGCCCGTCGAGCGGCACCTGCCCGTTCAGGATCGAGCGGCCGATGCGGTCGTCGCCCCGGATCGGATCCTCGGGCACGGCGGTGAGCTTCAGGGGGAAACGGCCGCGCAGGCGGAGCGCGTGGAGCGGCGTGCGCCAGGTCAGCTTGTGGAGCCCGCCCGAGAAACGCTCGGAGAGCGACATGCCGCCGCCCAGCCCTTCCAGCCGGATCGGCCCGCCGGCCAGGCCATCCCCCTTGCGCCGCCGCATCAATCGCCTCGCAGCGCCGCGATATTGGCGGCGTAGGCGGATGGGCCACCGCGGAAGGTGGCGGTGCCGGCGACCAGCACGTCGGCGCCGGCGTCGATCGCCTGTCGCGCGGTGGTCGTGTCGATCCCGCCGTCCACCTCCAGCGCGATGGGCTTGCCGGTCTTGTCGATCGCCTTGCGGATCGCCTCGATCTTGCGCAGCTGGCTCGTGATGAAGCTCTGCCCGCCGAAGCCGGGGTTGACGCTCATCACCAGGACGAGGTCGATATCCTCCAGCACGTAATCCAGCATCTTGGCCGGGGTCGCGGGGTTCAAGGAAACGCCCGCCTTCTTGCCCAGCCCCTTGATCCGCTGGACGGTGCGGTGGAGGTGGGGGCCGGCCTCGGGATGGACCGTCAGGATATCGGCGCCCGCCTCGGCGAAGGCGTCCAGATAAG carries:
- the rpe gene encoding ribulose-phosphate 3-epimerase; protein product: MVERPIMPVRIAPSILSADFANLGEEVRAIDAAGCDWIHVDVMDGHFVPNITIGPMVVKALRPHTTKPFDVHLMISPIDAYLDAFAEAGADILTVHPEAGPHLHRTVQRIKGLGKKAGVSLNPATPAKMLDYVLEDIDLVLVMSVNPGFGGQSFITSQLRKIEAIRKAIDKTGKPIALEVDGGIDTTTARQAIDAGADVLVAGTATFRGGPSAYAANIAALRGD